In a single window of the Entelurus aequoreus isolate RoL-2023_Sb linkage group LG16, RoL_Eaeq_v1.1, whole genome shotgun sequence genome:
- the LOC133631458 gene encoding transmembrane protease serine 2-like, which produces MQQVFAMCSMLLQRNNDTRKRKLNIRRYKSLDPSDRLRHDAAEKTRLPGHFELKPQFVHYLTSSPSPDLKNTPRHKVSSRCIHGVQCSAGAGCVWASQWCDGVRDCPHGQDEDGCVRLHGSNFLLQVYNQERWRSVCSHGWTPELSRASCRDMGYSGSTKVLAGSSEELSQPGLLMATSQTNPHVPLVQQLAPGQCPGDTVVTLQCTACAGVNSSQPSGSQQASLGAWPWQVSLQVAGTHRCGGAIISPWWVVTAAHCALMTSSAADWSVYAGVLRPEDLLFTPAASVSLLVVHEDFDANTQRNDIALMRLSSPLHFSASSHVGPVCLPNVGLNLSLPLMGWTTGYGGPGHGVMGGGLDTDGWYLLQAQVFLEGPEACNTSASHQGTISEDMFCGARAEPASQMCRSDSGGPLVWQMGGVWWLLGDHVWSAGCGESNRGELYSNVTFFLDWIHLHMKKHLAD; this is translated from the exons ATGCAGCAGGTGTTCGCCATGTGCTCCATGTTGCTGCAGCGCAACAACGACACTCGGAAGAGGAAGCTCAACATCAGGCGATACAAA AGTTTGGATCCCAGCGACCGTTTGCGCCACGACGCCGCAGAGAAGACACGTCTTCCAGGGCACTTTGAGTTGAAGCCTCAGTTTGTTCACTATCTGACCTCCAGTCCTTCACCTGACCTCAAGAACACTCCCAGACACAAAG TTTCGTCCCGCTGCATCCACGGAGTCCAATGTTCTGCAGGCGCCGGCTGCGTGTGGGCGTCGCAGTGGTGTGACGGAGTGAGGGACTGTCCGCACGGCCAGGATGAAGATGGCTGCG TGAGGCTCCATGGTTCCAACTTCCTGCTCCAAGTCTACAACCAGGAAAGATGGCGGAGTGTTTGTTCTCACGGTTGGACGCCTGAGCTGTCCAGAGCCAGCTGCCGGGACATGGGTTACAGCGG GAGCACCAAGGTTCTGGCAGGTTCCAGTGAAGAACTGTCTCAGCCAGGACTCCTCATGGCCACATCCCAGACCAACCCCCATGTACCCCTCGTGCAACAGCTGGCACCTGG TCAGTGTCCAGGTGACACCGTGGTGACGCTGCAATGTACAg CTTGTGCAGGAGTCAACTCCAGCCAGCCTTCTGGAAGTCAGCAGGCCTCGTTGGGGGCGTGGCCTTGGCAGGTGAGTTTGCAGGTGGCCGGCACCCATCGCTGCGGAGGAGCCATCATATCCCCATGGTGGGTCGTCACGGCGGCCCACTGTGCGCTCAT GACCTCCAGCGCTGCAGACTGGTCCGTGTACGCAGGTGTGCTGCGTCCTGAGGACCTTCTCTTCACACCTGCTGCCTCTGTCAGTCTGCTGGTCGTCCATGAAGACTTTGACGCCAACACTCAGAGGAATGACATCGCTTTGATGAGACTCAGCTCACCTCTCCACTTCTCAG CCTCGAGTCATGTTGGTCCTGTTTGCCTCCCAAATGTTGGTCTCAACTTGTCCCTCCCTCTAATGGGGTGGACTACAGGATACGGAGGTCCAGGACATGGAG TGATGGGGGGCGGACTTGACACAG ACGGGTGGTACCTGCTGCAGGCTCAGGTGTTTCTTGAGGGACCGGAAGCGTGCAACACGTCTGCCTCTCACCAAGGAACCATATCGGAGGACATGTTTTGTGGCGCGCGAGCAGAGCCGGCATCACAAATGTGCAGG AGCGACAGCGGGGGTCCGCTGGTGTGGCAGATGGGGGGAGTGTGGTGGCTGCTGGGAGACCACGTTTGGTCAGCAGGCTGCGGGGAGTCCAACAGAGGAGAACTTTACAGCAACGTCACCTTCTTCTTGGACTGGATCCATCTTCACATGAAG AAACATCTCGCAGACTGA